A section of the Elusimicrobiota bacterium genome encodes:
- a CDS encoding radical SAM protein translates to MQTKIALIRCPCVTLPFPPDLAVGYLRAVIARAGYDVKVLDYNWTLYGRVDEATRDAWHWYGADTSQYVRMSAEVFQRFMPEIVAEIDGLIASGYRVFGLSVWEMNRDNSIALARIIKGRDPRCVVIFGGPDCMPRWHGDRLAQEPAVDAVVYGEGELTVLELLGSYEAGGRLAPCAGAYVRQGADMVQGPPRPVVHPDRLPFPDFSDYDLSLVDKQLPIAFNRGCAWRCAFCSVPGYIPEFRSRSAEGICAELEHQVGRYGISSFFESSPTANSDMKELLKLCDLIIGRKLAIEWEGFAVFHPLMDEAAIEKLSRTGCYCLNFGLESGSQRVLDAMGKRFKLAHAEAVLRDMKRHGIDAAVCVMVGFPGETEADFQATIDFIKRNAGYISTIGSVSVMGPQTYSPISERFDAWGIIPDNEPPGAWHLRDFSNTHAIRQDRRRRMIEALAPLGLVREKRPSEESDRQEKLLREKNIPKPG, encoded by the coding sequence TTGCAGACGAAGATCGCCTTGATCCGCTGCCCCTGCGTCACGCTGCCGTTCCCGCCGGACCTCGCCGTCGGCTACCTCCGGGCCGTGATCGCGCGCGCGGGCTACGACGTCAAGGTCCTGGACTACAATTGGACGCTGTACGGCCGCGTGGACGAAGCGACCCGCGACGCCTGGCACTGGTACGGCGCCGACACGAGCCAGTACGTCCGGATGTCGGCGGAGGTCTTCCAGCGCTTCATGCCGGAGATCGTGGCGGAGATCGACGGCCTGATCGCCTCCGGCTACCGGGTCTTCGGCCTCAGCGTCTGGGAGATGAACCGGGACAACAGCATCGCCCTCGCGCGCATCATCAAAGGCCGCGATCCCCGGTGCGTCGTCATCTTCGGAGGACCGGACTGCATGCCCCGCTGGCACGGCGACCGGCTGGCCCAAGAGCCCGCCGTCGACGCGGTCGTCTACGGCGAGGGCGAGCTCACCGTGCTCGAGCTGCTGGGGTCCTACGAGGCCGGGGGCCGGCTGGCGCCCTGCGCCGGGGCCTACGTCCGCCAGGGCGCGGACATGGTCCAAGGCCCCCCGCGCCCCGTCGTCCACCCGGACCGGCTGCCGTTCCCGGATTTCTCCGATTACGACCTCAGCCTGGTGGACAAGCAGCTGCCCATCGCGTTCAACCGCGGCTGCGCCTGGCGCTGCGCCTTCTGCAGCGTGCCGGGCTACATCCCCGAGTTCCGGTCGCGCTCGGCGGAGGGCATCTGCGCGGAGCTGGAGCACCAGGTCGGCCGCTACGGGATCAGCTCCTTCTTCGAGTCCAGCCCGACCGCGAACTCCGACATGAAGGAACTGCTCAAGCTTTGCGACCTCATCATCGGCCGGAAGCTCGCCATCGAGTGGGAAGGCTTCGCGGTGTTCCATCCGCTCATGGACGAGGCCGCCATCGAGAAGCTCAGCCGGACCGGCTGCTATTGCCTCAACTTCGGGCTCGAGAGCGGCTCCCAGCGCGTGCTCGACGCGATGGGCAAGAGGTTCAAGCTCGCGCACGCGGAGGCGGTCCTCCGCGACATGAAGCGCCACGGCATCGACGCCGCGGTCTGCGTCATGGTCGGCTTCCCCGGGGAGACGGAGGCCGACTTCCAGGCCACCATCGACTTCATCAAGCGCAACGCCGGGTATATCTCGACGATCGGGTCGGTCTCGGTCATGGGGCCGCAGACCTACTCGCCCATATCGGAGCGGTTCGACGCCTGGGGCATCATCCCCGACAACGAGCCGCCCGGCGCCTGGCACTTGCGGGATTTCTCCAACACCCACGCGATCCGCCAGGACCGCCGCCGGCGCATGATCGAGGCCCTCGCTCCGCTGGGCCTGGTCCGCGAGAAGCGGCCCTCCGAGGAGTCGGACCGGCAGGAGAAGCTCCTGCGCGAGAAGAACATCCCGAAGCCCGGGTGA
- a CDS encoding amino acid permease produces MKHLFARKPLSLLLQEMEGEHRLRRVLGPVQLTALGVGCIIGTGIFVLTGVAAHDKAGPALILSFVVAGLACIFSALCYAEFAAMAPVAGSAYTYAYATLGELFAWIIGWDLVLEYTVAAATVAHGWSHYFQNFIGIFGLSIPQSISISPFDFSPELGRLVATGSVLDVPAIVIAGIITCILIVGIKESASFNTAMVGIKVAVVFFVIIVGAFYIHPSNWIPFAPFGLTGVSFFGHTLVGQTGNGGEPLGMLAGAAMIFFAYIGFDSVSTHSEEAKNPQRDVPVGIIVSLLLCTVLYIAVSAVLTGMVPYNHLDIHAPVADAFRQVGLPWAQFIIDVGALAGITSVLLVLMLSQPRIFLAMARDGLVPASIFGAVHTKFRTPYKSTILTGILVGILAALVPLRVLAELVNIGTLFAFVIVCAAVLIMRRIEPHAKRPFLCPMVPLVPILGILLCLLLMFSLPAENWLRLIVWLLLGFVVYFLYGRHHSVMAQHRKRSQAPLPAPIEAN; encoded by the coding sequence ATGAAACACCTTTTCGCCCGCAAGCCTCTGAGCCTGCTCCTGCAGGAGATGGAAGGCGAGCATCGCCTGCGCCGCGTCCTGGGCCCGGTGCAGTTGACCGCCCTCGGGGTCGGCTGCATCATCGGCACCGGCATCTTCGTCTTGACCGGCGTGGCCGCGCACGACAAGGCGGGCCCGGCGCTCATCCTCTCCTTCGTGGTGGCGGGCCTGGCCTGCATCTTCTCGGCTTTGTGCTACGCGGAGTTCGCGGCCATGGCGCCCGTGGCCGGCTCGGCCTACACCTACGCCTACGCCACCTTGGGCGAGCTCTTCGCCTGGATCATCGGCTGGGACCTGGTCCTGGAATACACCGTAGCCGCCGCCACCGTGGCCCACGGCTGGTCGCACTACTTCCAGAATTTCATCGGGATATTCGGGCTGAGCATCCCCCAGTCCATATCCATCTCGCCTTTCGACTTCAGTCCGGAGCTGGGGCGGCTGGTGGCCACGGGCTCGGTCCTGGACGTGCCGGCCATCGTCATCGCCGGCATCATCACCTGCATCTTGATCGTGGGCATCAAGGAGAGCGCCTCCTTCAACACCGCGATGGTGGGCATCAAGGTCGCGGTGGTGTTCTTCGTCATCATCGTGGGCGCCTTCTACATCCATCCCTCCAACTGGATCCCTTTCGCTCCCTTTGGGCTGACCGGGGTGAGCTTCTTCGGGCACACTTTGGTGGGGCAGACCGGAAACGGGGGTGAGCCGCTGGGCATGCTGGCCGGCGCGGCCATGATCTTCTTCGCCTATATCGGCTTCGACTCGGTCTCCACGCATTCGGAAGAGGCCAAGAACCCGCAGCGCGACGTCCCCGTCGGCATCATCGTCTCCCTGCTCCTGTGCACCGTGCTCTACATCGCGGTCTCCGCGGTCCTGACCGGCATGGTGCCCTACAACCATCTCGACATCCACGCGCCGGTGGCCGACGCCTTCCGCCAGGTCGGCCTGCCCTGGGCCCAGTTCATCATCGACGTGGGGGCTTTGGCCGGCATCACCTCGGTGCTGCTGGTGCTCATGCTCAGCCAGCCGCGCATCTTCCTGGCCATGGCGCGCGACGGGCTGGTCCCGGCGAGCATATTCGGCGCCGTGCACACGAAGTTCCGCACGCCCTACAAGTCCACCATCCTGACCGGCATCCTGGTGGGCATCCTGGCCGCCTTGGTGCCCCTGCGCGTGCTGGCCGAGTTGGTCAACATCGGCACGCTCTTCGCTTTCGTCATCGTCTGCGCGGCCGTGCTCATCATGCGCCGGATCGAGCCGCACGCCAAGCGGCCCTTCCTCTGCCCCATGGTGCCGCTCGTCCCCATCCTGGGCATCCTCCTGTGCTTGCTGCTCATGTTCTCCCTGCCCGCGGAGAACTGGCTGCGGCTCATCGTGTGGCTGCTGCTGGGCTTCGTGGTCTACTTCCTCTACGGCCGCCACCACAGCGTGATGGCGCAGCACCGCAAGAGGTCCCAGGCCCCGCTGCCCGCCCCGATCGAGGCGAACTAG
- a CDS encoding response regulator, with product MARLWIVDDDPTCLSILGGILRPMGHELVLFHDGSELLKRLQDPQEAVPDLILMDVMMPGCDGYTLHQKLRDDSRFRRVPVIVMTAKSNMRELFSPEQGVVAFLEKPIKFSLLRDTVTNALEGKGTL from the coding sequence ATGGCGAGACTCTGGATCGTCGACGACGACCCCACTTGTCTCAGCATACTCGGCGGGATCCTGCGTCCGATGGGACATGAGCTGGTGCTGTTCCACGACGGTTCCGAGCTGCTCAAGCGCCTACAGGATCCGCAGGAAGCGGTCCCCGACCTCATCCTGATGGATGTGATGATGCCGGGCTGCGACGGCTACACCCTGCATCAGAAACTGCGGGATGACAGCCGGTTCCGCAGAGTCCCCGTCATCGTCATGACCGCAAAGAGCAACATGCGCGAGTTATTTTCTCCGGAGCAGGGAGTGGTCGCCTTCCTCGAAAAACCTATCAAGTTCAGCTTGTTGCGGGACACCGTCACCAATGCCCTGGAGGGAAAAGGGACTCTTTAG
- the ric gene encoding iron-sulfur cluster repair di-iron protein encodes MKGPQAEHPMYAPDQTVAEIVTADYRSAKVFAEHGIDFCCGGQATLAKACAEKGADLAAMTAELDAATSARGERSLDYAAWQVTLLADYIVQTHHAYLKENTGRIVASAKKIASVHGAPHPEAIAIASLFETTTARLTAHMKEEEEIGFPAMKRADAARQSGSSPQAQDVRTIERCVKEFIREHEEIGGAMHEIRRLAKDYAIPGDVCNAFMVVYRDIEEFEGDLHKHVHLENNILFPKAARLRGGTPL; translated from the coding sequence ATGAAAGGACCGCAAGCCGAGCACCCCATGTACGCCCCGGACCAGACCGTCGCCGAGATCGTCACCGCCGACTACAGGAGCGCCAAGGTCTTCGCTGAGCACGGGATCGATTTCTGCTGCGGAGGCCAGGCCACCCTGGCGAAGGCCTGCGCGGAAAAAGGCGCCGACCTTGCCGCGATGACGGCGGAGCTCGATGCGGCGACGAGCGCGCGGGGCGAACGGAGCTTGGATTATGCGGCCTGGCAGGTGACGCTCCTGGCCGACTACATCGTCCAGACCCACCATGCCTATCTCAAGGAGAATACCGGGAGGATCGTCGCCTCCGCCAAGAAGATCGCGTCCGTCCATGGCGCCCCCCATCCCGAGGCGATCGCGATCGCCAGCCTCTTCGAGACGACGACAGCCCGTTTGACGGCCCATATGAAGGAGGAAGAGGAGATCGGCTTCCCGGCCATGAAGCGAGCCGATGCGGCTCGGCAGTCAGGCTCCTCGCCGCAGGCGCAGGACGTCCGAACGATCGAGCGCTGCGTAAAGGAATTCATCCGCGAACACGAAGAGATCGGCGGCGCGATGCACGAGATCCGCCGTCTCGCCAAGGACTATGCCATCCCTGGCGATGTATGCAACGCCTTCATGGTCGTTTATCGGGATATCGAGGAGTTCGAGGGCGACCTCCATAAGCATGTGCACCTGGAGAACAACATCCTCTTCCCGAAAGCCGCAAGACTGCGGGGGGGGACGCCTCTCTAG
- a CDS encoding glycogen/starch/alpha-glucan phosphorylase: MSKDKAAASPAAPLPVGARVRDGLSVGSLEQSFLERRIFLLAKDEYTATPNDNFMTAAYAIRDRMMERWIKTQQRYHKQNVKRVYYLSMEFLIGRLLMHAILNLGVEKEIKKALQAYGLKLEELCEEEADAGLGNGGLGRLAACYMDSMATLGVPAIGYGIMFNYGIFQQKIINGCQIEAPDNWLHLGTPWAIERPEYTIRVRFYGRTQQHWTGDGRMTTMWLDTEDVLAMPCDIPVPGFQNDVVNTLRLWSAKGTQDFDLEYFTRGDYIKAYDRKIASENISKVLYPNDKTSAGLELRLKQEYFFAAASLADIVRRFNAHNEDFQDFPKKVAIQLNDTHPAIAVAELMRILLDEECLQWEQAWGITQKTFAYTNHTLMPEALETWAAPLMGNLLPRHLEIIYEVNARFLREVAGRWPGDADRLRRMSLIEESEPKKVRMAYLCVLASHSVNGVSALHSELLKQTLFRDFYEMFPGRFNNKTNGVSPRRWLLESNPRLAGLVTEAVGDSWATDLSRLRELRSRADDRGFQESWRRVKLANKADLAAFIRKTASVTVDPESLFDVQVKRIHEYKRQTLFALFLIHRYLLIKANPGADFVPRTALIGGKAAPGYWMAKHIIQFINSVAGVINADRAVSDKLKVVFLEDYRVSLAQRIIPAADLSEQISTAGTEASGTGNMKFMMNGALTIGTLDGANIEIAEEVGEDDIFIFGLKAHEAAALKASGYRPEQWLDRVPGLREAIELVANDHFSQGEAGLFRPLVDYLLKDDPYLVLADFGDYLRAQQDAERRYLDRRAWTRSSIINVAQSGRFSSDRSITDYARDIWRAPCRGLAKR; this comes from the coding sequence ATGTCCAAGGACAAGGCGGCCGCCTCCCCCGCCGCACCGCTGCCCGTCGGAGCCCGCGTGCGCGACGGCCTCAGCGTCGGCTCGCTGGAGCAGTCCTTCCTCGAGCGCCGGATATTCCTCCTGGCCAAGGACGAGTACACGGCCACCCCCAACGACAATTTCATGACCGCGGCCTACGCCATCCGCGACCGCATGATGGAGCGCTGGATCAAGACCCAGCAGCGCTACCACAAGCAGAACGTCAAGCGCGTCTATTACCTCTCCATGGAGTTCCTCATCGGCCGCCTGCTGATGCACGCCATCCTCAACCTGGGCGTGGAGAAGGAGATCAAGAAGGCCCTGCAAGCCTACGGCCTCAAGCTCGAGGAGCTCTGCGAGGAGGAGGCCGACGCCGGCCTGGGCAACGGCGGTCTGGGCCGCCTGGCCGCCTGCTATATGGACTCCATGGCCACTTTGGGCGTGCCCGCCATCGGCTACGGCATCATGTTCAACTACGGCATCTTCCAGCAGAAGATCATCAACGGCTGCCAGATCGAAGCCCCGGACAACTGGCTGCACCTGGGCACGCCCTGGGCCATCGAACGCCCCGAATACACCATCCGGGTCCGCTTCTACGGCCGCACCCAGCAGCACTGGACCGGCGACGGACGCATGACCACGATGTGGCTCGACACCGAGGACGTGCTGGCCATGCCCTGCGACATCCCCGTGCCGGGCTTCCAGAACGACGTGGTCAACACCCTGCGCCTGTGGTCGGCCAAGGGCACCCAGGACTTCGACCTCGAATACTTCACCCGCGGCGACTACATCAAGGCCTACGACCGCAAGATCGCCTCCGAGAACATCTCCAAAGTCCTGTATCCCAACGACAAGACCTCGGCCGGCCTGGAGTTGCGCCTCAAGCAGGAGTACTTCTTCGCCGCGGCCTCCCTGGCCGACATCGTGCGCCGCTTCAACGCGCACAACGAGGACTTCCAGGACTTCCCGAAGAAGGTCGCCATCCAGCTCAACGACACCCACCCCGCCATCGCGGTGGCCGAGCTCATGCGCATCCTGCTCGACGAGGAGTGCCTGCAGTGGGAGCAGGCCTGGGGCATCACCCAGAAGACCTTCGCCTACACCAACCACACCCTCATGCCCGAGGCCCTGGAGACCTGGGCCGCGCCGCTCATGGGCAACCTCCTGCCGCGGCACCTCGAGATCATCTACGAGGTCAACGCGCGCTTCCTGCGCGAGGTCGCCGGCCGCTGGCCGGGCGACGCGGACCGCCTGCGCCGCATGTCCTTGATCGAGGAAAGCGAGCCCAAGAAGGTGCGCATGGCCTACCTCTGCGTGCTGGCCAGCCACTCGGTCAACGGCGTCTCGGCGCTGCACTCGGAACTGCTCAAGCAGACCCTGTTCCGCGACTTCTACGAGATGTTCCCGGGCCGGTTCAACAACAAGACCAACGGGGTCAGCCCCCGGCGCTGGCTGCTGGAGTCCAACCCGCGGCTCGCCGGGCTCGTCACCGAGGCCGTGGGCGATTCCTGGGCCACCGACCTATCGCGCCTGCGCGAGCTGCGCTCCCGCGCCGACGACCGCGGCTTCCAGGAGAGCTGGCGCCGCGTCAAGCTCGCCAACAAGGCCGATCTCGCGGCCTTCATCCGCAAGACTGCGAGCGTGACCGTGGACCCGGAATCCCTCTTCGACGTGCAGGTCAAGCGCATCCACGAGTACAAGCGCCAGACCCTCTTCGCCCTCTTCCTCATCCACCGCTACCTGCTCATCAAGGCCAACCCGGGCGCCGACTTCGTGCCGCGCACGGCTCTGATCGGAGGGAAGGCCGCGCCCGGCTACTGGATGGCCAAGCACATCATCCAGTTCATCAACAGCGTGGCCGGAGTCATCAACGCGGACCGCGCGGTCTCGGACAAGCTCAAGGTGGTGTTCCTGGAGGACTACCGGGTGAGCCTGGCCCAGCGCATCATCCCGGCCGCCGACCTCTCCGAGCAGATCTCCACGGCCGGCACCGAGGCTTCGGGCACGGGCAACATGAAGTTCATGATGAACGGGGCCCTGACCATCGGGACCTTGGACGGAGCCAACATCGAGATCGCCGAGGAGGTCGGGGAGGACGACATCTTCATCTTCGGCCTCAAAGCCCACGAGGCGGCGGCGCTCAAGGCCTCGGGCTACCGGCCGGAGCAGTGGCTCGACCGCGTGCCGGGCCTGCGCGAGGCCATCGAGCTGGTCGCCAACGACCACTTCTCGCAGGGGGAGGCGGGGCTGTTCCGGCCGCTGGTGGACTACCTGCTCAAGGACGACCCCTACCTGGTGCTGGCCGACTTCGGCGACTACCTGCGCGCCCAGCAGGACGCGGAGCGGCGCTACCTCGACCGCCGGGCCTGGACCCGCTCCTCTATCATCAACGTGGCCCAGTCCGGCCGCTTCTCCAGCGACCGCAGCATCACGGACTACGCGCGCGACATCTGGCGCGCGCCCTGCCGCGGGCTGGCCAAGCGCTGA